From the genome of Astyanax mexicanus isolate ESR-SI-001 chromosome 3, AstMex3_surface, whole genome shotgun sequence:
gtatttagtgcATTAGAGAGAAAATACAGTGCAAAATATGAATCTGTATAAAATCAATATACTATTGTAGCAATATACACTGTTaaagaattaaatataaaaagctgaCATTTTCTATGAGCAAGGACATCGGACTTTTCACACTTGCTATATTTTGTCTCTTAAAAAGTACTGTACCACTGTACTACTAAAAAATACtgctatttatatgcataaaaaacaagtttaaattaacaatgAAAAGTGTCAAATAGATGAGTAAGTGAGGTGTACATTTCAGGCACGttacaggtacatttctggcgtattgctatcttgacaatggaaaacacaggtgcaccactgactgaaaaaaccTAGAGAGATGTCAACAGTCGGATGTTGATTGCTAACATGGCACTGAATTGTCAACACTGGCGCGTGCCCAACGTGCAtacaccagtggtgtgcagtcaggcccttctaacccttcaaagaaggggtgacaataagtgcatgtaaaaatttacataatttttaatcaggaaatatatattatagttattgtaagtgtatggacttatttcataaattatctaaaataaaaaacagcaactaattcaaagcattatataactcagtcaagacgGAGAATATGTAGTTACTGTAATTCTTATCTATGTGCCGCTTGGGGCGTGCTGGGTGGGGgtgtggttgcagaaggggtacacactatattcactgcacgccactggcaTACACCCTAGCTTGctacacacacacggacacgcaGCTTTGCAAACTTACATCAACAAtcaacagaatataaaataacattattctacatAAAAAAGGTTATTGTTATATTACTAAAATGATCTGCTCGTGCACATTCACAGCATGTACAAGTAGCTcagttccctctgctgagaagcgttggacatgtACAAGTAGCTGCGCCATTGGTTTATTGCATATTACGTCCTAAATCAAGTTGTGCAGTTGATggctaaagatcactaaaatagggcccaacaTCTTAAGCATCCAGCTAACCTCAGCAAAAACATCTcttagaacattaaaaaaaataaattacaaaatgtCCTATATTTTTTACTTCAATTCTAAACAAACCCTAGCATTATGGGAGTATTCCCAAGAAATTGcaaattatttacatatatttccaaaatgtacttatttttttcatttattttctgcaaTTTTGTCTTTCATTTATAAATAGTAATTTACAGGGATCAATATTTATATAACAAcagtaattttatgtaaaaatctgtttaaaaacagATGAGCTATGTAACATATATGTCCCATacattctagattttttttttaacattttttttcacattttaattagcatattcataaatataaacataactgGCTTTTGTCTTTATTAAGCTTAACTGCATATTACTTTTCTTTCTCTAAAACACAGGACCCACAAAAAGGAGCACATAGTCATTATTTCAGGTGTAGTTGTTTGCAAAATGTTGGTGTTGGAAACTGCTAATTAATTTTCTTGTAGCATCTTATGTTCTCAGTCTGTAAGAAGAAAGTCTTCCCTGACGAATCAGGAGAGCTCAATCCTGGCTCTCACATTCAGCTGCTACTGAAAGCCTTTATTACGTAGATCAGCTGTGCTGGATTACACAGATAGAGTTTAGATCAGACTCTAATCTAACACAGCCGATCAAGGTAATTAAGGCTCTCAGTAGCAGCTGAATGTGAGAGACAAGTGCTCTCTCCtcattaacattagcattttggctagcttgttgctaaagttagctagcttattgctaatggtagttctctccccagtaacattagtactTTAACTACCTCATCGCTAacggtagttctctccccagtaacattagttttttagctagcttgtcgttaaggttagctagcttggcgctaaagttagctagctcatcacttaggttagctagcttgtcacttagattagctagcttcttgctagctttagttctctccttggTAACATTGGTgcattagctagctcatcgctaaggttagctagctcatcgctaaggttagctagctcatcgcaaatggtagttctctccccagtaacattagtattttagctagctcgtcactaaggttagatagctcattgctaaagttagctagctcctcactagctttagttctctccccagtaacataagtattttagctagctcatcactaaggttagatagcttgtcactaaggttagctagctcatcgctaatggtagttctctccctagtaacattagtattttagctagctcgtcactaaagttagctagctccttgctagctttagttttctcccggataacattagtgtgttagctagcttgtcactaaagttagctaggtccttgttagctttagttctctcccaggtaacattagtattttagctagttcgtcactaaggttagctagctcctcgctagctttagttctctcccgggTAAATTTGTATTTTAGCTAGTTCGTCACTAAAGTTACCTTGCTCCTCGGTAGCTTCGGTTCTCTCCcgggtaacattagtgtgtaagcTAGCTCGTCCCTAAGGTTAGCTAGTTCCTCACTAGCTTAAGTTTAACAAGCTCATTgttaagattagctagcttgtcattagcgttagttctctccctggcAACATTAGTGTGTCAGCAAGCTCGTCGGTAAGGTTTTAGGCACACCGAAAAAAGACTGAACGAATTGCTGATGTTAAGTAATGATAGAAAAAAACGTTCTgacagatgtcagatatgggttATGTTAGTTGACAACTAAGTTTGTATCAGCAGCCAAAAATAAACATTGtatttgtttagaaaatatgaTTTAAGGCTTTGTGAACAGCCAGATTTAAATTTTTACAGTAGTACAAATCTGAGAAAAAGGAACAATGGAGTTGAGGGAGTGAGCAGTGAGGGACGTTTTCAATAATGGGATAGCGAGGTAATTGACCTCATTAGTATTGGAGATGATGCCGCtctttaaaataaattagaaGACACATATCACAACCGTTCTTCATGTTGAAAAATGTATAAAGAATTGTCCAACACCTTATCAATGGAAAATAACAAGCTAGACTCCAAAGTGTGTCTGTGGTTGGACAAGCGCCGGTATAACAGTGAGCTCAAACACATTCTCATAAACCCAGCCTGAAAATCTTGGATAACTTCTGAGATCCTGGTAAAAATGAAAGCGAACCTTTATATGAAGCCATTGCTCTTTTGTGCATGTGTTCAGACGACTGTTGTGTATACACTAAGAtgtcaaatgtcatgggatagcaatatgtaaatagataatgaagtgttacctcagggaggGACTAAAATGGCCATAACCCTACAAGTGGTGAGGTAATATCACATGAGGGAGGCTGAAAACTGACCAGCGTATTTATAGCAACATGAATTACTGAGCGAGCCTTCATGGTGAATGCCAGATGGATGGATCAGTCCATTTTCAATGTCTATGCAatacattcacattcaatgcaggaagccTTACACACTTATCTTGAAGGTCAGTGCAGTGTATTAATCTTTAATGGGGCATGACAAAACTCATGGGACACAATTCCAGTTCTATGACAGTGTAGatcaaataaaagtatttaacaATTTTTCTTTAATACTTCTTTACTTTTCATGTTTTACAGAGCCTCAAAATAAAGAATGACACTATTTACAATTGGCCTCTACTCATGAATCGTttttaaaagtagataaaaactAGATAAAAGGCGCACTTGATTCAAGTACCACTGGTCAGACTGTGGATCTGACAAAAAGCTGTGAAAATGAAGACTAAAGAGCATTCCAAGAAATCAATGGTGAGAAAATAAAAGGTGTATTATAACACCCTGGCACTGCCTAGACAAGGCCATTCTTCAAATCTCAACATCGGAGCAAGAATGTGACACTTAAGAGAAGCCACTAAGTGGCCAACAATTACCAAGCTACAATGAAAGCTGCTAGCAGCTGCAGAGTACAGAGCctcaaaaagaaaaacatgtaccAGGCAACAGGATCATATGGTACTCGCCTGTATGAGAAATTGAACAGAAAGCAGTTATTACCAAAGAAAAAAAGGCTGGAGTTTGCCACAAAGCGCAAGAGTGATCCAACTAAAATGTGGGATAGGGTATACTGGTCAGACTAGACAGCTGTGCCTTTTGTGGATTATGCTGTTGAAATGCTTTTCCTCAGAAAGGACTAATGATGCATAACAAAGCAGTCTGCTAAAAACCTAAATGGAGAAACATCACCCTTCATCAGGATAATGAtagttaataaaaaatgaaagaaacataGTAGTGGTTGAATAATTAGAAGGTGCATGTTCTACATTAAACAACAATACAGATTAGAATCTGAACCACTACTAGGTAATTGCAGCCCTCATTTAACTAATCTGATCAACCTAGGACTAATTTATCCAGAGGAACTGATAAACATCACTTGCAAACAAAGTGAAAAAGTGACACAAAAATGACCCCAAAGCTGtagtaaaatgttctttttttcttttcctcaagAGAAAAGTGAAATATTCACTACATTATCTCTTAGGATGAGCTCAAGCTGTGAGCCAAGGAATGCCCATTCTTGCAGAACTGAACAGGGTTATGTACTTTCAAGAGGGGTacctggttagtggtgttaaaagagttagttttacacattctacaaatgaaTACGTCAAGTATGGTTTATAAaaggaaacaaaagaaaaagtaatGATTTGAATGTCTGATCTTGTAGCACTGCAACTCCAACCCTTATTAAATGCATGATACAGAATGAACTTTGAGGGTAAGGATAATTTGTTATTATTGCCAAATCTAATGACTTTAAGGGATCCAGTACATTCACAAGACTCGTAAGGTTTTCTAAGTGGAGCAGAACACGATCTGTTTAGATAGCATcagaataaaatgaaaaaaataataataataaaaaataataataataataaatttgttATTTATATCGGCAGTTATCTTTTTACAATTTGACTTTatgaaatgtttctttttttaaatgagttattAGGTTGTTAAACCTGGATAAGGTTGAGTATTGTCTGGTGCTTCTTCTCACAAATTGGGAAAAATGGGTGTATTATACTGAAAGTTCCTAATTTCATTTATTTGCACATGAGGGCAGTTTATATTTCCTCACGGAATCATGGCTAAATAACGACATCCCGGACTCTGCTGTTAGCATCACCGGCTTCACCATGGTACGTGCTGATAGAAATCCGGAATTGTGTGGGAAAACTAGAGGTGGAGGTCTCGTTCTGCTTGTGAATGAGAAGTGGTGTAATTCCGGACATATTACTGTGAAAGAGAGGGTATGTCATCGCGAAGTAGAGcttttagtagttggtttgagaCCCTATTATGTGCCGAGGGAGTTCTCCCACATCGTCGCCATTATTGTTTACATCCCGCCGGGCGCTCAGCCTACGTACGCGTGTGACGTCATTCAGGAGGCAGTGGCGAATGTACAGTCCGCCCACCCTGATTCCTGTATTATTATATCGGGTGATTTTAATCATGTGGACATGAGCACTCATTTAGGGGGATTCACACAGTATGTCATCTGCCCCACCAGATATAACAACACGTTAGATCTGTGTTTTATCAATGTTAAAGATGCCTATAAAGCACTGGCTATGCCACCTTTGGGTAAATCAGACCACAATATGATTTATCTTAAGCCACATTATAAACCTTGTGTAATGAGACTACCTCCCACCTGTCGATCTTTCCGTAAATGGACTCCTGAGGTCTTCGAAGCTCTACAGGATTGTTTTGAATCAACTGACTGGGACACACTTATTGTCTCACAAGaggctgataatgacatagatggGATAGTGGACCGTGTTACTGATTATGTGAACTTCTGTACTGATGTGGTGGTACCCATGAGAACAGTCCACTCTTTTGCAAACAATAAGCCATGGATCACTAGCAACATTAAGAGCCTCCTGAATCTAAAAAAAGAGGCATTCAAATCTGGGGACCGTGAGAGGGTTAGGAGTGTGCAACATgagttgaggaagagtttaaGGGCGGCCAGAAGAGACTTTGGAAGGGGTCTGCAATGGAATATGCGGGGTAACAGTACAAGGGAGGTGTGGAAGGGTATGAAGACCATTACTGGCTACAAAAGTAAAGTTAGCGAGACAGTGGGCGATGTGGACAAGGCCAATGAATTTAACCACTTTTATAGTAGGTTCAGTTCAGCCAGTGGGCCCCTCACCTCCTCTGCTGgaaccacctgctctgctccatccagcagctgtaccacctcctctgctgtgaccacctgctctgctccacccggcagctgtaccacctcctctgccgtgaccacctgctctgctccacccggcagctgtaccacctcctctgctgggaccacctgctctgctccacccagcagctgtaccacctcctctgctgggaccacctgctctgctccacccggcagctgtaccacctcctctgctgggaccacctgctctgctgtgaccacctgcgctgctccacccggcagctgtaccacctcctctgctgtgaccacctgctctgctccacccggcagctgtaccacctcctctgctgggaccacctgctctgctccacccagcagctgtaccacctcctctgctgggaccacctgctctgctccactcggcagctgtaccatctcctctgctgggaccacctgctctgctccacccggcagctgtaccatctcctctgctgggaccacctgctctgctccatccggcagctgtaccacctcctctgctgtgaccacctgctctgctccacccggcagctgtaccatctcctctgctgggatcacctgctctgctccatccggcagctgtaccacctcctctgctgtgaccacctgctctgctccacccggcagctgtaccgcctcctctgctgggactacctgctctgctccacccggcaagtgtaccacctcctctgctgggaccacctgctctgctccacccggcagctgtaccacctcctctgctgggaccacctgctctgctccatccggcagctgtaccaccccctctgctgggaccacctgctctgctccacccggcagctgtaccacctcctctgctgggatcacctgctctgctccacccggcagctgtaccatctcctctgctgggaccacctgctctgctccatccggcagctgtaccacctcctctgctgtgaccacctgctctgctccacccggcagctgtaccacctcctctgctgtgaccacctgctctgctccacccggcagctgtaccacctcctctgctgtgaccacctgctctgctccacccggcagctgtaccacctcctctgtggGGACCACTTGCTCTACTCCATCCGGCAGTTGTACCAccccctctgctgtgaccacctgcactgctccacccggcagctgttccAGATGTACTGCTGTGACCCCACATAGCTTTTCCATAGATGAGGTTTATGCTGAACTACGTAGGCTGCGTCCAGGGAAAGCTGCGGGTCCTGATGGCGTATCGCCTCGGCTTCTAAGAGAATGTGCATCAGGACTGGCGATGCCTCTACAATCAATtttcaacctgagtctgcgcacaGGACAAGTGCCTGTCCAGTGGAAAACATCATGCCTCGTGCCGGTCCCTAAAGTAGGGAGGCCGGTAGGGGTGAAGGACCACAGACCAGTGGCCCTGACTTCAGTGATCATGAAGACATTGGAGAGGCTTTTGCTGCGGGTTCTCAAGCCTCAGGTGCAGCAGGCTGTGGACCCCTtacagcaggggtctcaaactcatttttgccgagggccacattggcatattggctgtcctctgagggccaaatgtaacttataaatataagaaaatgtaaccagatgtaatacaaaatgaatgtaattactccttaatgttaaataactctcaatatactatttattcaatcaaatattacagttgcatggaaaaatggttgcttgttgctctattaacataaatccttttaatttataagttatattaactttgatcaaaacgtttgatactgaaataaggcttaataaatataaaatcaaaaattgtgagctgtgacagatttagcatttcctcagatttagcagttcctcatccaaccactagtcggagctgcagctgcagcaccacaagcccgcagtctttactgagtcagagctgcagcccagccacgggctacagggctcagctgagccagtctggagcgtttttaaaaatttgtaagttcttctgtgtatgaaataaaataaccccactaaccggataatacagctctctacagttcatctttcagcccaagcagctaacagcagcagtttagagcagcgtcacggagtcactgctgggattacattataaacaggtcagttagcgcgctgctaacctcaggatgtttataactacggagtttagtggacacaccacggcagcaaggttagactgttgaaggctactgaagactactaaagcaggcaacgcagcgtaagcaaaaaaaaaaaaaaaaaaaccacacacacacaccaaaatacaagttaagataaaatatgaaaacgaacataataaagcataaataattaaattgaattgcgggccagatgtatgtttattttgttaacccgtgaggggccgtatgaaaccgcgtcgcgggccgcatgtggcccgcgggccgctactttgagacccctgcctTACAGTTTGCATATCAGGAGAACATGGGTGTGGAGGATGCAGTAATATATATGACCCACAAGATACTTTCGTTTCTGGACGGGACAGGGGGATACACAaggatcatgttttttgattttacaaGTGCCTTTAACACTATCAGGCCGCAGTTTCTGAGGGAACAGCTGGAGATGATAGGTGTGGATGCTATGTTAGTCACATGGATTTACAGCTATCTCACAGAGCGTCCGCAGTATGTCAGTTTGGGTGGTTGCAGGTCTGAGACGGTGGTAACCAACATTGGGGCTCCTCAGGGTACAGTTTTGTCACCATTTCTCTTCACTctttacactgctgattttaaacaTATGTCTGAACTTTGCCACATTCAGAAATATTCAGACGACACAGCTGTGGTGGCATGTATAAGAGGTGGGGATGAAAGAGAGTACAGAGATCTTGTTGCTGCCTTTACAGCCTGGAGTAGAAGAAAAGGTCTTCTCCTCAATGCactgaagaccaaggagatgatcGTGGATTTCCGGAGACTGAAACATTCCCATCAGCCTGTTATCATCGATGGACAGATCATTGAGAATGTTCAGTCATATAAGTATCTCGGagtccacctggacaacaaactggactggtcagtgcagacgagtgcagcatataaaaaaggacagagcaggctttacttcctcaggaagcttaaatcatttgatgtgTGTAAAGAGTTTCTGCACACATTCTATCATTCGGTTGTGTCGAGTGCTGTCTTCTTTGGTGTTGCCTGCTGGGGAAGCAGCATTACTGTTAGGGACAGGAACAGACTGGATAAGCTTGTAAGGAAGTGTGTGTCAGTTATGGGCGGGAAAGTGGACTCTTTGGGTCAGTTAGTGGAGAAGAGGATGAGGTGTTTAATGGAGGGTATCCTCAGTAATAGCAGTCACCCTCTGCATGGGATCCTGGCAGCTCAGAGGAGCAGGCGCAGTGAtagactcctctctctctgctgtaggactgagaggttccgcaggtcatttgttcctgctggaattagactacttaacacctgatgtgtgtacttaataagcaccatttagcacttttt
Proteins encoded in this window:
- the LOC125799467 gene encoding uncharacterized protein LOC125799467 isoform X6 — encoded protein: MEKLCGVTAVHLEQLPGGAVQVVTAEGVVQLPDGVEQVVPTEEVVQLPGGAEQVVTAEEVVQLPGGAEQVVTAEEVVQLPGGAEQVVTAEEVVQLPDGAEQVVPAEEMVQLPGGAEQVIPAEEVVQLPGGAEQVVPAEGVVQLPDGAEQVVPAEEVVQLPGGAEQVVPAEEVVHLPGGAEQVVPAEEAVQLPGGAEQVVTAEEVVQLPDGAEQVIPAEEMVQLPGGAEQVVTAEEVVQLPDGAEQVVPAEEMVQLPGGAEQVVPAEEMVQLPSGAEQVVPAEEVVQLLGGAEQVVPAEEVVQLLGGAEQVVPAEEVVQLPGGAEQVVTAEEVVQLPGGAEQVVTAEEVVQLLDGAEQVVPAEEVRGPLAELNLL
- the LOC125799467 gene encoding uncharacterized protein LOC125799467 isoform X3, yielding MEKLCGVTAVHLEQLPGGAVQVVTAEGVVQLPDGVEQVVPTEEVVQLPGGAEQVVTAEEVVQLPGGAEQVVTAEEVVQLPGGAEQVVTAEEVVQLPDGAEQVVPAEEMVQLPGGAEQVIPAEEVVQLPGGAEQVVPAEGVVQLPDGAEQVVPAEEVVQLPGGAEQVVTAEEVVQLPDGAEQVIPAEEMVQLPGGAEQVVTAEEVVQLPDGAEQVVPAEEMVQLPGGAEQVVPAEEMVQLPSGAEQVVPAEEVVQLLGGAEQVVPAEEVVQLPGGAEQVVTAEEVVQLPGGAAQVVTAEQVVPAEEVVQLPGGAEQVVPAEEVVQLLGGAEQVVPAEEVVQLPGGAEQVVTAEEVVQLPGGAEQVVTAEEVVQLLDGAEQVVPAEEVRGPLAELNLL
- the LOC125799467 gene encoding uncharacterized protein LOC125799467 isoform X2 encodes the protein MEKLCGVTAVHLEQLPGGAVQVVTAEGVVQLPDGVEQVVPTEEVVQLPGGAEQVVTAEEVVQLPGGAEQVVTAEEVVQLPGGAEQVVTAEEVVQLPDGAEQVVPAEEMVQLPGGAEQVIPAEEVVQLPGGAEQVVPAEGVVQLPDGAEQVVPAEEVVQLPGGAEQVVPAEEVVHLPGGAEQVVPAEEAVQLPGGAEQVVTAEEMVQLPGGAEQVVTAEEVVQLPDGAEQVVPAEEMVQLPGGAEQVVPAEEMVQLPSGAEQVVPAEEVVQLLGGAEQVVPAEEVVQLPGGAEQVVTAEEVVQLPGGAAQVVTAEQVVPAEEVVQLPGGAEQVVPAEEVVQLLGGAEQVVPAEEVVQLPGGAEQVVTAEEVVQLPGGAEQVVTAEEVVQLLDGAEQVVPAEEVRGPLAELNLL
- the LOC125799467 gene encoding uncharacterized protein LOC125799467 isoform X7, whose protein sequence is MEKLCGVTAVHLEQLPGGAVQVVTAEGVVQLPDGVEQVVPTEEVVQLPGGAEQVVTAEEVVQLPGGAEQVVTAEEVVQLPGGAEQVVTAEEVVQLPDGAEQVVPAEEMVQLPGGAEQVIPAEEVVQLPGGAEQVVPAEGVVQLPDGAEQVVPAEEVVQLPGGAEQVVTAEEVVQLPDGAEQVVPAEEMVQLPGGAEQVVPAEEMVQLPSGAEQVVPAEEVVQLLGGAEQVVPAEEVVQLPGGAEQVVTAEEVVQLPGGAAQVVTAEQVVPAEEVVQLPGGAEQVVPAEEVVQLLGGAEQVVPAEEVVQLPGGAEQVVTAEEVVQLPGGAEQVVTAEEVVQLLDGAEQVVPAEEVRGPLAELNLL
- the LOC125799467 gene encoding uncharacterized protein LOC125799467 isoform X1, producing MEKLCGVTAVHLEQLPGGAVQVVTAEGVVQLPDGVEQVVPTEEVVQLPGGAEQVVTAEEVVQLPGGAEQVVTAEEVVQLPGGAEQVVTAEEVVQLPDGAEQVVPAEEMVQLPGGAEQVIPAEEVVQLPGGAEQVVPAEGVVQLPDGAEQVVPAEEVVQLPGGAEQVVPAEEVVHLPGGAEQVVPAEEAVQLPGGAEQVVTAEEVVQLPDGAEQVIPAEEMVQLPGGAEQVVTAEEVVQLPDGAEQVVPAEEMVQLPGGAEQVVPAEEMVQLPSGAEQVVPAEEVVQLLGGAEQVVPAEEVVQLPGGAEQVVTAEEVVQLPGGAAQVVTAEQVVPAEEVVQLLGGAEQVVPAEEVVQLPGGAEQVVTAEEVVQLPGGAEQVVTAEEVVQLLDGAEQVVPAEEVRGPLAELNLL
- the LOC125799467 gene encoding uncharacterized protein LOC125799467 isoform X4; amino-acid sequence: MEKLCGVTAVHLEQLPGGAVQVVTAEGVVQLPDGVEQVVPTEEVVQLPGGAEQVVTAEEVVQLPGGAEQVVTAEEVVQLPGGAEQVVTAEEVVQLPDGAEQVVPAEEMVQLPGGAEQVIPAEEVVQLPGGAEQVVPAEGVVQLPDGAEQVVPAEEVVQLPGGAEQVVPAEEVVQLPDGAEQVIPAEEMVQLPGGAEQVVTAEEVVQLPDGAEQVVPAEEMVQLPGGAEQVVPAEEMVQLPSGAEQVVPAEEVVQLLGGAEQVVPAEEVVQLPGGAEQVVTAEEVVQLPGGAAQVVTAEQVVPAEEVVQLPGGAEQVVPAEEVVQLLGGAEQVVPAEEVVQLPGGAEQVVTAEEVVQLPGGAEQVVTAEEVVQLLDGAEQVVPAEEVRGPLAELNLL
- the LOC125799467 gene encoding uncharacterized protein LOC125799467 isoform X5 gives rise to the protein MEKLCGVTAVHLEQLPGGAVQVVTAEGVVQLPDGVEQVVPTEEVVQLPGGAEQVVTAEEVVQLPGGAEQVVTAEEVVQLPGGAEQVVTAEEVVQLPDGAEQVVPAEEMVQLPGGAEQVVPAEEVVHLPGGAEQVVPAEEAVQLPGGAEQVVTAEEVVQLPDGAEQVIPAEEMVQLPGGAEQVVTAEEVVQLPDGAEQVVPAEEMVQLPGGAEQVVPAEEMVQLPSGAEQVVPAEEVVQLLGGAEQVVPAEEVVQLPGGAEQVVTAEEVVQLPGGAAQVVTAEQVVPAEEVVQLPGGAEQVVPAEEVVQLLGGAEQVVPAEEVVQLPGGAEQVVTAEEVVQLPGGAEQVVTAEEVVQLLDGAEQVVPAEEVRGPLAELNLL
- the LOC125799467 gene encoding uncharacterized protein LOC125799467 isoform X8, producing the protein MEKLCGVTAVHLEQLPGGAVQVVTAEGVVQLPDGVEQVVPTEEVVQLPGGAEQVVTAEEVVQLPGGAEQVVTAEEVVQLPGGAEQVVTAEEVVQLPDGAEQVVPAEEMVQLPGGAEQVIPAEEVVQLPGGAEQVVPAEGVVQLPDGAEQVVPAEEVVQLPGGAEQVVPAEEVVHLPGGAEQVVPAEEAVQLPGGAEQVVTAEEVVQLPDGAEQVIPAEEMVQLPGGAEQVVTAEEVVQLPDGAEQVVPAEEMVQLPGGAEQVVPAEEMVQLPSGAEQVVPAEEVVQLLGGAEQVVPAEEVVQLPGGAEQVVTAEEVVQLPGGAEQVVTAEEVVQLLDGAEQVVPAEEVRGPLAELNLL